Within Coleofasciculus sp. FACHB-T130, the genomic segment CTTTTCGGGACGCTATCGCAATCGTAGAAAGCGGTTTGGCTTACGCTTCAACTTGATTGCGGGACTGTTGAACTACGAACTGGCACATACTCACTGATTCATGCAGGAGGTCTATTCTATAATTGAGGGCTTTCTCGTTCTTCGGGGTTACAAGATAGAAGTGTAAAGGCGCATATCTTGATACCTCTAGAATGATTACTTTTCACTATCTCAATTAGGCTGTAGGCACCCAGCATTACTTTGTTAAGCTGTATTAAGTAATGCTCAGCTCATGCTCAGAACTCCACAGATGCGCTTGTTGATGCCGAATTTGTCCTATACACCGCCTTGGTTGCTGAGAAATGGTCTGTCAATGACCTTATATACTGCTTTGCGGGCAGGGCGCGAATGGGAGAAGATGACTGTAGATCCGGAGCCAAGTTACCAGGAGACAACTTTTACAGGTGCCGGAGACGTGCCGATTTATGGATGGGTTGCTATCCCCGATCGCCCTCACGGTACGATTGTGGGGACTTATGGCATTACCGGCGATTTGGAGAATCAATGGTTTCTGAGACTGTTGGGGCGCAAGGCATTTGCACAAGGTTATGCAGTAGTGCTATTTGATTGGCGTGCCCACGGGAAAACCGCTCAGTTGTCTCCGACCTTGACTTCTGATGGCTTGTACGAGGGAGAAGATTTTGTCTGCATTGCTGCCCAAGCTAAGGCGATGGGTTGTCCTGCACCGTTCTGGTTCACGGGTTACTCGTTGGGAGGGCAACTGGCGCTATGGGCGGTGAAAGCGTCACAGGAGTTGTTAAGCGGGAAAAGTCAGGAACTAGGGTTGCAGGAAAGGGAGATTGGCGGGGCTGCGGTGATTTGTCCTAGCCTGGATTCTAACCGTTCCCTATCCTATTTGGTGAAACACCCGTTGGGTAAGTATTTAGAACAAGCGATCGCGCGAGAATTGAAAAGACTGGCTTGGCGCGTTCATCATGCTCATCCTGAAGCCATCGATCCCGCAGCGATTGAGCAGGCTAACAGCATTTGGGGCTTTGATAATGAATTGGTAATCGGGCGATTGGGCTTTCCATCCGTCGAAGCGTATTATGACGCTAGTAGTGCCCTACACCTGTTACCTCACCTGAAAAAACCGACTCTAATTCTGTACGCCGCTGACGATCCGATGTTTGACCCTTCAATTGTGCCTGAGTTGCAAGCGGCTAGCGATCGCAATCCTGACATTACTTTAGTACTGACGCAATATGGCGGTCATGTTGGGTACATCAGTAGTCAGGAATGTCAGCGTCAAACCGGAGATCCCGATCCTTGGTGGGCGTGGAATCGAATTTTAGAATGGTGCAAGGAAATTAAAAATTAAAAATGCAAAATGTAAGACTTGCCATTATACATTCTTAATTTTTAATTGCACTACTAACTATGGCGGGGCAGTAAAACGGGTGGCAAAATTTGAATTTCGCGTTGGAGATAAAGCCCGCGCTTTGAGAATTGCTGCGGTCAAAAAGGCATAGGAAATGATTCCCACCACCGCCAACAACAAGCCGCTGACAGCGCCTGTAGCGTTCCACAACGCATGGAGTCCTGATGCTGTCAGATAACCAATCAGCAAAATTGTCCAGCGCTTCTTGGGTTTTAGGGCACTCAGCCCAATGAAATAGCCTAGATAGCCGCTGTAAGCCATGTGTCCTGCCACCGATCCTAAAATTCGGGGAATCAGGAGTTGCAATCCCACCAATTCTCCAGCACCTTCTCCAGCTTGTAGTGTCACATTTTGGATAATCTGGGGGATGTATTGACCCAGTGTTTCCAACAGGGTGAAGCCAACTGCTGAGGCGGTTCCCAGCAGGATTCCATCCAGGGGTTCCCAGACGCCAATGCGATCGCGCAAGGGAGAGCGAAATCCTCGCCCAATTAAATACAATCCCAGCACTGGCAACGCCTTGAGCAACTCCTCCATTAATCCTGCCCCGAAAAACATTCGGATCAACAAACCGGGAAAGTCGATCAAACTCACCTGTTCCGAACCTCGGAGTACTGCTTCTACGTCTCCGGGCAAAACACGGCGAAAAACATAGATGAAAGCCAGCAAGACAGGACTCACCAAAATCAAGGCGGTTGTGACCGCTGAACCCAGGAGTACCCACCAAGGCTTATGCTTGCCGCAAAGTTGGTAGACAAAGTAATAAGCTGCCCAAGCCAGATAAGCTGCCAGTAACAGATTGAATACCACTGACTCACCGACAGCGGCAAACATCAAGACCACAAATCCGACTGTGACCATCCCCGGTACTAGATAAGCTTTTTTCGTTAAATCTCGTCCGGTGGAAAAAATCGGAAATAACTGGGTAAATGTCACTCCTTCCGGCTGGGATGGCTGCGCTGGTGCGAATGGCTGAGACGACAGTTGAGTTCTGATTGAGGGAGTTTGAAACTCAAAAATAAACTCTGTGCCGTTTTGTCCCAACTCAATGCGATCGCCTGCGTGCAACATTTGACATCCCTGTAAGCGTCTCCCGTTCACGTAGGTACCATTGGCACTGTTGAGGTCGCAAATTTGCCAACTGGATGCTACTCCCGACTGAGTAAGGGGACGGATTGCCGCATGACGCCTGGATACAACACCATGTTGGTTAGAATCCAACACAATTTGACAACTGGGTTCGCGCCCAATCACGACCTCCCGATCGAGCGGAAGCAAGTATGGGGGCAGCGGCGTACCAGCAGCACCAGTAGAAAGCAGCCGGAGAAACCCACTTGTGTAGCTCTGGCCTGTCATTTTAGTAGATTGCGAGAAAGCGATTAGCGATAGCTTAGCAATTAGTGGGGAGTTGTAGAGGCTGGGATTGACCCCCTCTGTCCGGCTAAAAGCTAACAACTCAGCACATCATTACAAAAAAACCTATCAGAAGAAACCCGATTTCTTCAAGAAATCGGGTCTCAAGCTTTGGTAGGTGATTTTTGTTGATTTCTATCACCCTGATTCAATGCTATTTATTGGTGAGAGTTGGCTTCCCGAACTGCGGCATAGAACAGAAATCCTACGAGAGGAATACTGGCAGCCAGGATGATCCCTGTAGGCAAGTTGCCCAAGTCGGGGTTTCCAGAAGCGAGTTCAAAAATGGAGCCAACGGCAGCGATCGCTGCTACGCAAGAACCGAGCAAAAATACACCACTTTTCGGGGTCATCATGGGCGGTGATATCCTTAAGCTACTGGCTTGACAGCTTGAGCAGAGAAGCCATGCTTTTTCAGCTCCTCATTCAAAGCGATCGCATTTTCCACCCGATCCACAAACAGCACGCCATTGAGGTGATCCATCTCGTGCTGAATGGCACGGGAGAGTAGCCCAGTCGCCTTCATGGTGCGGGGGCGGCCCTGTTCGTCTTTAAAAGCCACTTCCACCATTTCCGGGCGCTTCACGTCGATATAAACGCCAGGAATAGAAAGACAGCCTTCTTGAAACATACACAAGTCGCGCCCGAATTTCTTGATAGTCGGGTTAATCAACACTAAAGGCTGATTAGCAGCGTTATCCGGTTCGGTGTCAATGACAATCAGCTGTTTTTGCACTGCCACTTGAGGCGCTGCCAAACCGATGCCATCTGCGCTGTACATGGTTTGCAGCATCTCCCGAATCAGCTGCCGGATTTCCTGGTCTACCTTGGCAATACGTTTAGCTGGCTGACGCAGGACGCGATCGCCCATATAGTGAATTTCTAATGGCGGTTTTTCTAACTTTTTCTTTTCGACGGCAACTTCAGTCGTCATAGCATTCTGGCTCGCAGATACAGCTTATATGTTCAATGGGTGGAGTTTTTTTATCTTAACAGTTCTCAGTTGTTGGCTCCCTTACTATTTAACTCACTTACTCTCTTCCCCAACACCTACTTTCATCAACAACGCGCCGAACGCGGTAGCATAAATTTTTCTCCCTCTGCCGCAAATTTCCCCTTCACCATTAGCACTGTCTCATCAAATGCGTGGGGAAACGCCCTGATATCTCCTGCATCCAAAAGTTCAGGGCTAAAGTATATCGTGATGTCTTCAATGGTTTGGGGTATTCTGTCGATAATTTCTTTCAATGGGTATATCTGCGTTGCCACGATATCAAAAAGGTGGAGTTGAGTCTCTTTTATCTCCATGCAAGCGATTAAATCCAAATCTTCTGCATAGTATATAGGGCGACTTCCTTCATTGAAGCAAAATACGGCTTTCTCTTTCACAACTCCAACAATATTAGAAACAGGTGTCCGAGTTTCTAATAGTCTGTGTAACAATTTCAAATCTTTGTCATTATCAAAATTCAGTATTCTAAAACCATCCCTGCTACTCCGAGAATCCCATCTAACTTTAAACACGTATTCTTCTAATTTACGAAAACCGAAAGGCGTATAAAACTCTGGGTTCGGTGTTGTCAATACCAGCGTCTCGTAGCGTTTATCGCAATATTCTAGCGCCTCTTCCATCACTTCGCGGTAGTAGCCGCGCCTGCGAAATTCCGTCCTCGTGCATACTCCATGTACTCCCCCCACCGTCACCATTTGTCCCATAATTTGCATAGGAATTTCTAACACTCCTATATGGGTAATAGCTATGTCCTCATGGAAGCGAATAAAAGGAGTCGAAGCCTCTTCCCAAGATGCACCTAATTTTCTCCCGCATTCTGCCAATTCCCCTATTCCAGAAAATACGATTTCAACCAAGCCAAACAACTTATTACTTAAACTGGAGTCAGTAGAGAATGAGCGTTTAAAACGATACTGATTCATAACTTAAGCATAATTATCAACACTTTATACTACAAATACTACAACACCTTAGACTTTCAAGGCAAGTGGGAGCAGTTTGGGAGAGTAGAATCTAATGCAGCTCTAATAATCTATTCTTCAAAGAATCGAACGCCCATGCTATAAACTCTCTGATGATGGCTGTGGTTGAAGAGGAAATTCGTGTTTAAATTTCTGAGCAAACTAGACTACCTGCTGCGCGAAACCCTCCTGGGATTGCGGCGTGGAGGTTGGATGAATTGGGCGGCAATCAGTACCGTTACTGTTTTGCTGTTTTTATTCGGCATGAGTTTACAGGCATCTTGGCAGCTTGAGCGTTTGCTGACTCAATTCGGCAGCCAGTTGGAAGTATCTGTATATTTAGATCCCGGAGCGCGGGTGGAACTTGTTGCCCCAATCGTGGGAAAAATGCCAGAAGTGGTCGATGTAAAAACTATTTCCAAAGAGCAAGCTTGGGAATCCTTGGTCAAAGAGCTGGGAATGTCAGAGATTGATGGTGCCACCCAGCAACTCGAAGGAAATCCTCTGGTGGATGAGCTGAAAGTCAAGGCGCGGACTTCTGAGGCAGTACCTGTCTTGGCGCAGAAGCTGGGGAAAGTGCCAGGGGTAGATGACGTGCAGTATGTCGATGAGGCGGTACAACGGCTGGCTCAGCTCAATAAAGGTTTGAGCTATGTCAGTCTTACGATCACTACTGTCCTAACGATGACCGCAGTTGCAGTAATTACCACAACGATTCGCCTGATTGTGATGGCCCGACGGCGTGAGATCGAGATTATGCAACTGGTGGGAGCAACGACCGCTTGGATTTATCTACCGTTTATATTACAAGGCATTAGCTTTGGTTTAGTTGGGGCAGCGATCGCTTGGATTCTGATTAGCACTATCCAGCGTACTTTGAGCAATTTGTTATCAGCCCAACCCGATTTTATTCAATTTCTGGCGAACGGACTGCAATTAAGTCCTCTACAAGTTTTAATGTTGCCGCTGATTTTGCTTTGTTTAGGCGGTTCAGTCGGCTTAATGGGAAGTTTGTTTGCTGTCCGCCGCTTTGCTTTGCGATAGTTGGCAGTTAAAACTCAAAAATCAAAACTAAAAATTAAAAATTTTTATGGCATCACAATGGGAACGTTTGCTGCAAAATTTAGGGGAATGGCAAGGTTCATTTACCCGCCTCTCACCTACGGGAGAATTACTGGAAGATACTCCTACCGTTGTTTCCCTAGAAGGTCTAGACAATAACCAAACGATTCGCCAAATCATCCGCCGCTTACCACCCGGTCAACTCCCAGACGAGAAAGTTCTCGAATATAGTTCTTTAGGAAAAAGCGTTCTATTTTTTGAAAATGGAGCTTTTTCCCAAGGTTCGATTCAACTCGCTCCTTTTTCCGAATTTGGAGCTGAACTCGGCTTAATTGACGGCAACCGGCGTCTGCGCCTAGTGCAGATATTTAATCGAGACGGTCAATTAGATAAAATTACTTTAATTCGAGAGAAGCTAGCTGATTCAGACGTTCCGGAGCGACCACATCTAACCCTAGACCAACTGATAGGAGAATGGCAGGGAGAAGCAGTAACAATCTATCCAGATTATCGCTCACCCGATACTTATTCCACTACACTCAAAGTTGATTATGAAGAGAGTGGTAACGTAATTCAGCAATTGAGCTTTGGCGATCGTACTTTTACCTCAACTGCAAGAATGAACGGTAACATTCTCCGCTTTGAGCAAGGTTCCCTACCCGTTCAAGTGTTGTTCTTACCGGATGGTGCTTCTTCCAATTGTCCCCTGCAAGTAAAAACGGGTCAATCTTTTGTTCTAGAAGTAGG encodes:
- a CDS encoding alpha/beta fold hydrolase; the encoded protein is MPNLSYTPPWLLRNGLSMTLYTALRAGREWEKMTVDPEPSYQETTFTGAGDVPIYGWVAIPDRPHGTIVGTYGITGDLENQWFLRLLGRKAFAQGYAVVLFDWRAHGKTAQLSPTLTSDGLYEGEDFVCIAAQAKAMGCPAPFWFTGYSLGGQLALWAVKASQELLSGKSQELGLQEREIGGAAVICPSLDSNRSLSYLVKHPLGKYLEQAIARELKRLAWRVHHAHPEAIDPAAIEQANSIWGFDNELVIGRLGFPSVEAYYDASSALHLLPHLKKPTLILYAADDPMFDPSIVPELQAASDRNPDITLVLTQYGGHVGYISSQECQRQTGDPDPWWAWNRILEWCKEIKN
- a CDS encoding PrsW family glutamic-type intramembrane protease, with protein sequence MTGQSYTSGFLRLLSTGAAGTPLPPYLLPLDREVVIGREPSCQIVLDSNQHGVVSRRHAAIRPLTQSGVASSWQICDLNSANGTYVNGRRLQGCQMLHAGDRIELGQNGTEFIFEFQTPSIRTQLSSQPFAPAQPSQPEGVTFTQLFPIFSTGRDLTKKAYLVPGMVTVGFVVLMFAAVGESVVFNLLLAAYLAWAAYYFVYQLCGKHKPWWVLLGSAVTTALILVSPVLLAFIYVFRRVLPGDVEAVLRGSEQVSLIDFPGLLIRMFFGAGLMEELLKALPVLGLYLIGRGFRSPLRDRIGVWEPLDGILLGTASAVGFTLLETLGQYIPQIIQNVTLQAGEGAGELVGLQLLIPRILGSVAGHMAYSGYLGYFIGLSALKPKKRWTILLIGYLTASGLHALWNATGAVSGLLLAVVGIISYAFLTAAILKARALSPTRNSNFATRFTAPP
- the def gene encoding peptide deformylase is translated as MTTEVAVEKKKLEKPPLEIHYMGDRVLRQPAKRIAKVDQEIRQLIREMLQTMYSADGIGLAAPQVAVQKQLIVIDTEPDNAANQPLVLINPTIKKFGRDLCMFQEGCLSIPGVYIDVKRPEMVEVAFKDEQGRPRTMKATGLLSRAIQHEMDHLNGVLFVDRVENAIALNEELKKHGFSAQAVKPVA
- a CDS encoding GNAT family N-acetyltransferase — translated: MNQYRFKRSFSTDSSLSNKLFGLVEIVFSGIGELAECGRKLGASWEEASTPFIRFHEDIAITHIGVLEIPMQIMGQMVTVGGVHGVCTRTEFRRRGYYREVMEEALEYCDKRYETLVLTTPNPEFYTPFGFRKLEEYVFKVRWDSRSSRDGFRILNFDNDKDLKLLHRLLETRTPVSNIVGVVKEKAVFCFNEGSRPIYYAEDLDLIACMEIKETQLHLFDIVATQIYPLKEIIDRIPQTIEDITIYFSPELLDAGDIRAFPHAFDETVLMVKGKFAAEGEKFMLPRSARC
- a CDS encoding permease-like cell division protein FtsX, translated to MFKFLSKLDYLLRETLLGLRRGGWMNWAAISTVTVLLFLFGMSLQASWQLERLLTQFGSQLEVSVYLDPGARVELVAPIVGKMPEVVDVKTISKEQAWESLVKELGMSEIDGATQQLEGNPLVDELKVKARTSEAVPVLAQKLGKVPGVDDVQYVDEAVQRLAQLNKGLSYVSLTITTVLTMTAVAVITTTIRLIVMARRREIEIMQLVGATTAWIYLPFILQGISFGLVGAAIAWILISTIQRTLSNLLSAQPDFIQFLANGLQLSPLQVLMLPLILLCLGGSVGLMGSLFAVRRFALR
- a CDS encoding DUF3598 family protein → MASQWERLLQNLGEWQGSFTRLSPTGELLEDTPTVVSLEGLDNNQTIRQIIRRLPPGQLPDEKVLEYSSLGKSVLFFENGAFSQGSIQLAPFSEFGAELGLIDGNRRLRLVQIFNRDGQLDKITLIREKLADSDVPERPHLTLDQLIGEWQGEAVTIYPDYRSPDTYSTTLKVDYEESGNVIQQLSFGDRTFTSTARMNGNILRFEQGSLPVQVLFLPDGASSNCPLQVKTGQSFVLEVGWLLKPDLRQRMIRRYSDKGEWISLTLVTERKV